Proteins from a single region of Streptomyces sp. HUAS 15-9:
- a CDS encoding SDR family NAD(P)-dependent oxidoreductase gives MSAQNEKIVEALRASLKETERLREQNRRLTASAHEPIAIVGMACRYPGGVNSPDELWQLLASGGDAISRFPEDRGWDTEGLYDPDPDAVGRTYSVEGGFLSQAAEFDPAFFGISPREALAMDPQHRLLLETSWEAFEGAGIDPATVRGSATGVFAGVMYHDYSEVLARATDDLEGFLGVGGSIASGRVSYAFGLEGPAVTVDTACSSSLVAVHLAAQALRGGECTLALAGGVTVMATPDTFVDFSRQRGLAPDGRCKPFAEAADGTGWGEGVGMLVLEKLSDARRHGHRVLAVVRGSAINQDGASNGLTAPNGPSQQRVIRQALAAARLSPDQVDVVEAHGTGTRLGDPIEAQALLATYGQDRASDAPLWLGSIKSNLGHTQAAAGVAGIIKMILALRNEQLPKTLHVDVPSSHVDWTEGAVELLTEARPWSAGERTRRAGVSSFGISGTNAHVIIEEAPAESLADTTAPTGELPVVPWIVSGRTADAVRAQAARLLDFATAHPELDPADIGRALATGRSALPYRASAVAADREGLLTGLEAITHQDTPSAKAGPAAFLFTGQGSQRAGMGRELYEAFPVFAAALDEVCAALDPHLERPLKDVMFDGEGLDETGCTQPALFAFEVALFRLLEAWGVRPEVLAGHSIGELAAAHVAGLWSLEDAALIVSARGRLMQQLPAGGAMAAIQGTEGEVLPVLPEGTGIAAVNGPTSVVVSGPADGVEQVVAHFSEAGRKTKKLTVSHAFHSPLMEPMLAEFEQIAAQLTYAEPAIPIVSTLTGEQVPYDDLSNPSYWVRHVREAVRFADAVATLDAQGIGAFLELGPDAVLTAMVADPRAIPTLRRDRTEPQALVEALTRLHCAGGEVSWQAFYADTAGRPVDLPTYAFQHEAYWPNTAPYAASDAAGLGLTAAGHRILAGAMELPDAEGVLFTGRLSPATHPWLAEHAVNGTIVVPGAALVEIAVRAGDQVGAGTVRDLTLHAPLVLDERGGVALRVRVGEGEEPAVTVHSRPEGEESWTLHAEGVLSADTVEPAADLTVWPPAGAGPVDTGALYDDLAAIGLQYGPLFQGLKAAWRAADGDTVYAEVALPEDTDTQGYGIHPALLDASLHAIGLLEGDAEGAQLPFSWTDLALHAAGASALRVRVTTEGTGYRLDLADPSGAPVATVGALALRALPAPAAGGRGHAFLYRLDWQKVAHAAAGERSAPVPCRVIGPDPLGLVDLVVEAGGRHVDEAAETDEAQLVFATFVTAGLEPRDAVHRALEVVQEWLEGARPEGARLVLVTSGAVAAAAGDRVPDPAAAAVVGLARSAQSEHPGRIVLVDLDTSAESADVLLPALTGTDEPQFALRAGQLLAPRLVRSVGAELSIPEGDAPWRLDFTATGTLDSLYVADFPEAAAPLAEGQIRVAIRAAGVNFRDVMNVLGMYPGDAGRLGLEAAGVVVEVGPGVDRFAVGDRVMGLFSGAFGPLAVVDHRLVSPMPSTWTFAEAAAAPVVYLTAYYALVDLARLGAGESVLIHAAAGGVGTAAVQLARHLGAEVYGTASPAKWAAVRALGVDEDRIANSRTLEFEQHFLEATGGRGMDVVLDSLAREFVDASLRLLPRGGRFVEMGKTDIRDADSVAVEHPGVVYQAFDVMDAGPDRIQEMYGALLALFESGALRPLPVTAWDVREAPEALRVMGQARHTGKLVLTVPAPLDPEGTVLVTGATGALGGLLARHLVTEYGVRRLLLAGRRGAQAPGAEELVSSIRGLGAVVDLVACDAADRDAVAATLDGVPAEHPLTAVVHVAGVLDDGVLGSLTPERLDKVLAPKADAARHLHELTRLADLSAFVLFSSAAGTFGNAGQANYAAANAYLDSLAAHRRADGLPGLSLGWGLWAAEGGGMAESLDAAERARMARSGSAAFTGEEGLALYDTALALPHPALVPIHLDLPASAAPEEVPALLRALVRTPARRTARGAEKAAGGGELATRLAGLGADEQLALLLDVVRTHAAAVLGHSAPEAVDVTQAFKDLGFDSLTGVEFRNRLAAACGLRLPATLVFDYPAPEALAGHLREELVGSLPAETAGAGPAIGTDEPIAVVSMACRFPGGVRSPEDLWRLLATRGDAMDAMPDDRGWDIDAVVDPTGERPGTSYTDQGGFLPDAPLFDAGFFGISPREALAMDPQQRLLLETSWEALERAGFDPHTLRGSSTGVFAGLIYHDYGNSSGFTHLPDGVEGFLGTGTSGGVASGRISYVLGLEGPAVTVDTACSSSLVALHMAVQALQRGECDMALAGGVTVMATPDTFVDFSRQRGLAADGRCKAFAESADGTGWAEGVGMVLVERLSDAQRKGHDILAVVRASALNQDGASNGLTAPNGPSQQRVIRQALATAGLAPADVDAVEAHGTGTRLGDPIEAQALLATYGQDRPADAPLWLGSVKSNLGHTQAAAGIAGVIKMVEALGHEELPATLHAEEPSSHIDWEAGAVRLLTEARPWPRREAAPRRAGVSAFGFSGTNAHVILEEAPAPAAVPEQPEQADGPVPWLLTARTPQALREQARRLGERLAGRELASADLARIGHSLATTRTPFEYRAVLVGDDGTQLLQGLSDLAEGTPAAGVEEGLAGPVGRTVFVFPGQGSQWAGMARELMDTSEVFRTRLEECAAAVDAFTDWSLLDVLRGAEGAASLERVDVVQPALWAVMVSLAALWESLGVVPSAVVGHSQGEIAAACVAGALSVEDAARVVALRSRALVKLAGTGGMVSVPLPASRVEELIERWPGQISVAAVNGPASTVVSGDPDALDALLERCESDGVRARRIPVDYASHSAHVESLREELEEILAPVRPRAGRVPLHSTLEDRLIDGHEMDAGYWHRNLRHTVRFEPAVRSLADSGHTVFVECSPHPVLTVGLTDTLADAGADTAVVTGTLRRDDGGAARVLASLGRLVAHGVRPDWDAVFAGRATGRVPLPTYPFQGERYWLEPAVAATDPGAVGQSDAGHPLLGAAVTLPGDGGLVLTGRLSLTAQPWLADHAVGSTVVVPGTALLELAVRAGDEADYPHLADLTLEAPLVLPERTEIQLRVVVSASGEGDGRTVTVHSRPADALPDDPWTRHATGLLTRRPAQAGEHLAPWPPEGAESVDTSRLYADLGALGLDYGPAFRGLRSAWRTDDALYAEVALPLETAAQAPEFGLHPALLDSALHAIALGGFLDAGDGGPWLPFNWSGVTLHSAGASALRVRIAAAGEGAVSVTATDTAGAPVATVETLRLRQLPADALARLSQASGSPFRDTLFRVEWTALPAPEANEVPDDWAVFGDDPLFPGLPEIFSTEELDGGIGTVLAPVHWQSTVDDAVMQTLGDLQVWLSDPRTDTACLVVVTRGAVSTAPGEDIADLAQAAVHGLVRTAQTESPDRIVLADIGTEIPSRALLAAALATGEPEFALRDGEIRVPRLTRTEPADQGAPHTWAPDGTVLITGGTGGLGALVARHLVTEHGVRSLVLTSRRGPDAPYVTELAHELAELGATVVAEACDITDRDALAALLDRHAPRAVIHAAGVLDDATLGRLTPEKLEAVLAPKALAAQHLHELTAGHDLDAFVLFSSSAGVLGNAGQANYAAANAYLDGLAAHRRASGLPATVLSWGLWAEPSGMTGHLDTADLGRLARSGIRPLDPEQGLALLDAALGAYGHEHPHLVPIGLNTAALRGATDGAPVPHLYRGLVRTQARPTAHAITTAATAGAESAGGPGEALRARLAGLPADGWETALLDLVQSYAAAVLGFAGPSAVGATRSFKELGFDSLTAVEFRNRLTAATGIRLSATTVFDHPTPLALARLLHAELAPEQADPAEGVLAELDRLESHLPDASLDDEAHAAVTARLEDLLARFKSMRTAHTDGTDDVGARLQDASSDEVLAFITDELGI, from the coding sequence GTGTCTGCACAGAACGAGAAGATCGTCGAGGCTCTCCGGGCGTCTCTGAAGGAGACCGAGCGGCTGCGCGAGCAGAACCGCAGGCTGACCGCCTCGGCCCATGAGCCCATCGCGATCGTCGGCATGGCCTGCCGCTACCCCGGTGGCGTCAACTCGCCCGATGAACTCTGGCAGTTGCTGGCCTCGGGCGGCGACGCCATCAGCCGGTTCCCAGAGGACCGCGGCTGGGACACGGAAGGCCTCTACGACCCCGATCCCGACGCGGTCGGCCGGACCTACTCGGTCGAGGGCGGATTCCTTTCCCAGGCGGCCGAGTTCGATCCCGCCTTCTTCGGGATCAGCCCCCGTGAGGCGCTGGCGATGGACCCGCAGCACCGGCTGCTGCTGGAGACGTCGTGGGAGGCGTTCGAGGGGGCCGGTATCGACCCGGCCACCGTGCGCGGCAGCGCCACCGGTGTCTTCGCCGGGGTCATGTACCACGACTACAGCGAGGTCCTTGCGCGCGCCACCGACGACCTGGAGGGCTTCCTCGGCGTCGGCGGCAGCATCGCCTCCGGCCGGGTGTCCTATGCGTTCGGGCTCGAAGGCCCTGCCGTCACCGTGGACACGGCCTGCTCCTCCTCCCTCGTCGCGGTGCACCTGGCCGCGCAGGCGCTGCGCGGCGGTGAGTGCACGCTGGCGCTCGCCGGTGGTGTCACCGTGATGGCGACGCCCGACACGTTCGTGGACTTCAGCAGGCAGCGGGGTCTTGCGCCCGACGGCCGGTGCAAGCCGTTCGCCGAGGCGGCCGACGGCACCGGCTGGGGCGAGGGCGTCGGCATGCTCGTACTCGAAAAGCTCTCCGACGCCCGCCGCCACGGACACCGTGTGCTCGCCGTCGTCCGCGGCTCGGCCATCAACCAGGACGGCGCCAGCAACGGCCTCACCGCCCCCAACGGCCCCTCCCAGCAGCGCGTCATCCGCCAGGCTCTCGCCGCCGCCCGCCTCTCGCCCGACCAGGTCGACGTGGTCGAGGCACACGGCACGGGCACCCGGCTCGGCGACCCCATCGAGGCGCAGGCGTTGCTGGCCACCTACGGGCAGGACCGCGCCTCGGATGCGCCCCTGTGGCTGGGCTCGATCAAGTCCAACCTCGGCCACACGCAGGCCGCCGCGGGCGTCGCCGGGATCATCAAGATGATCCTCGCCCTGCGCAACGAGCAGTTGCCGAAGACCCTGCACGTCGACGTCCCCTCCTCCCACGTGGACTGGACCGAGGGAGCCGTCGAACTGCTGACCGAGGCCCGGCCGTGGTCGGCTGGGGAGCGCACCCGGCGCGCCGGTGTCTCCTCCTTCGGCATCAGCGGCACCAACGCCCACGTCATCATCGAGGAAGCGCCCGCAGAGAGCCTCGCCGACACGACGGCACCCACCGGCGAGCTGCCGGTCGTGCCCTGGATCGTCTCCGGCAGGACCGCCGACGCCGTCCGTGCCCAGGCGGCCCGCCTCCTCGACTTCGCCACCGCACACCCGGAACTGGACCCCGCCGACATCGGCCGGGCCCTCGCCACCGGCCGCTCGGCACTCCCGTACCGTGCGAGCGCCGTCGCCGCCGACCGCGAGGGCCTGCTTACCGGCCTCGAAGCCATCACCCACCAGGACACGCCGTCGGCGAAGGCCGGACCGGCCGCCTTCCTCTTCACGGGGCAGGGGAGCCAGCGGGCCGGGATGGGCCGGGAGCTGTACGAGGCCTTCCCCGTGTTTGCCGCCGCGCTGGACGAGGTGTGCGCGGCCCTGGACCCGCACCTCGAACGTCCCCTGAAGGACGTCATGTTCGACGGGGAGGGACTGGACGAGACGGGCTGTACCCAGCCTGCCCTCTTCGCCTTCGAAGTCGCTCTGTTCCGGCTGCTGGAGGCCTGGGGTGTACGCCCCGAGGTGCTGGCCGGGCACTCGATCGGTGAGCTGGCCGCCGCACATGTCGCCGGGCTGTGGTCTCTCGAGGATGCCGCGCTGATCGTGTCGGCGCGCGGTCGGCTGATGCAGCAACTGCCCGCCGGCGGCGCCATGGCCGCCATCCAGGGCACCGAGGGCGAGGTCCTGCCGGTCCTTCCGGAGGGCACCGGTATCGCTGCCGTCAACGGGCCGACCTCCGTGGTCGTCTCCGGACCGGCGGACGGCGTCGAGCAGGTCGTGGCGCACTTCTCCGAAGCGGGCCGCAAGACCAAGAAGCTCACCGTCAGCCACGCCTTCCACTCCCCGCTGATGGAACCGATGCTCGCCGAGTTCGAGCAGATCGCCGCCCAACTCACCTACGCCGAACCCGCGATACCGATCGTCTCCACCCTCACGGGCGAGCAGGTGCCGTACGACGACCTCTCGAACCCCTCCTACTGGGTCCGCCACGTCCGCGAAGCCGTCCGCTTCGCCGACGCCGTCGCCACGCTCGACGCCCAGGGCATCGGCGCCTTCCTGGAGCTGGGCCCCGACGCGGTACTGACCGCCATGGTCGCCGACCCTCGCGCCATCCCCACCCTGCGCCGCGACCGCACCGAACCCCAGGCCCTCGTCGAGGCCCTCACCCGGCTGCACTGTGCCGGGGGCGAGGTGAGCTGGCAGGCCTTCTACGCCGACACCGCCGGGCGCCCGGTCGACCTGCCGACCTACGCCTTCCAGCACGAGGCCTACTGGCCGAACACCGCTCCGTACGCGGCATCCGACGCCGCCGGACTCGGACTGACCGCCGCGGGCCACCGCATCCTCGCCGGCGCGATGGAACTGCCGGACGCCGAGGGCGTGTTGTTCACGGGTCGGCTGTCGCCCGCCACCCACCCGTGGCTGGCCGAGCACGCGGTGAACGGCACGATCGTCGTGCCCGGTGCCGCGCTGGTCGAGATCGCCGTACGCGCCGGAGACCAGGTCGGTGCGGGGACCGTCCGTGACCTGACCCTGCACGCCCCGCTCGTGCTGGACGAGCGCGGCGGTGTCGCCCTGCGCGTCCGTGTCGGCGAGGGCGAGGAGCCCGCCGTCACCGTCCACTCCCGCCCGGAGGGCGAGGAGTCCTGGACCCTGCACGCCGAAGGCGTCCTGTCGGCGGACACCGTCGAGCCCGCCGCCGACCTCACCGTCTGGCCCCCGGCCGGCGCCGGACCGGTCGACACCGGCGCCCTCTACGACGATCTGGCCGCCATCGGTCTGCAGTACGGTCCGCTGTTCCAGGGCCTCAAGGCCGCCTGGCGCGCCGCCGACGGCGACACCGTCTACGCCGAGGTCGCCCTGCCCGAGGACACCGACACCCAGGGTTACGGCATCCACCCGGCCCTCCTCGACGCCTCCCTGCACGCCATCGGCCTGCTGGAAGGCGACGCCGAGGGCGCCCAACTGCCCTTCTCCTGGACGGACCTCGCGCTGCATGCGGCCGGTGCCTCGGCGCTGCGGGTGCGGGTCACCACTGAAGGAACGGGCTACCGGCTCGACCTCGCCGACCCGTCCGGCGCTCCCGTCGCCACCGTCGGCGCGCTGGCCCTGCGCGCGCTGCCCGCCCCGGCGGCAGGCGGTCGCGGGCACGCCTTCCTCTACCGTCTCGACTGGCAGAAGGTCGCCCATGCCGCCGCGGGCGAGCGGTCGGCCCCCGTTCCGTGCCGTGTCATCGGGCCCGACCCGCTCGGGCTCGTCGACCTGGTCGTGGAGGCCGGCGGGCGACACGTGGACGAGGCCGCCGAGACCGACGAGGCCCAGCTGGTCTTCGCCACGTTCGTCACCGCCGGGCTGGAGCCGCGCGACGCGGTGCACCGCGCTCTGGAGGTCGTACAGGAGTGGCTGGAGGGCGCGCGGCCCGAGGGGGCCCGGCTGGTGCTGGTCACCTCGGGGGCGGTGGCCGCCGCGGCCGGCGACCGGGTGCCCGACCCCGCGGCCGCCGCCGTGGTCGGTCTGGCCCGGTCCGCCCAGTCCGAGCACCCGGGGCGCATCGTCCTGGTCGACCTGGACACCTCCGCCGAGTCGGCCGACGTCCTGCTGCCCGCCCTGACCGGCACCGACGAGCCCCAGTTCGCGCTGCGCGCCGGGCAGTTGCTCGCCCCGCGGCTCGTCCGGAGTGTGGGCGCCGAGCTGAGCATCCCGGAGGGCGACGCGCCCTGGCGGCTCGACTTCACCGCCACCGGCACGCTGGACAGCCTCTATGTCGCCGACTTCCCCGAGGCCGCCGCACCGCTCGCCGAGGGACAGATCCGGGTCGCGATCCGCGCCGCCGGTGTGAACTTCCGTGACGTCATGAACGTCCTCGGGATGTACCCGGGAGACGCCGGGCGGCTCGGTCTGGAAGCGGCCGGTGTCGTGGTGGAGGTCGGGCCCGGAGTGGACCGGTTCGCCGTGGGTGACCGGGTGATGGGGCTGTTCTCCGGGGCGTTCGGACCGCTCGCCGTCGTCGACCACCGGCTTGTCTCCCCGATGCCGTCCACCTGGACGTTCGCCGAGGCCGCCGCCGCGCCCGTCGTCTATCTGACCGCCTACTACGCCCTCGTCGACCTGGCGCGCCTCGGCGCCGGGGAGTCCGTGCTCATCCACGCCGCCGCCGGTGGTGTCGGCACGGCTGCCGTGCAGCTCGCCCGGCACCTGGGCGCGGAGGTGTACGGCACGGCCAGCCCCGCCAAGTGGGCCGCCGTGCGCGCCCTGGGCGTCGACGAGGACCGCATCGCCAACTCCCGCACCCTGGAGTTCGAGCAGCACTTCCTGGAGGCCACCGGCGGGCGCGGCATGGACGTCGTACTCGACTCGCTGGCACGGGAGTTCGTGGACGCGTCGCTGCGGCTGCTGCCGCGCGGCGGGCGGTTCGTCGAGATGGGCAAGACCGACATCCGGGACGCCGACTCCGTCGCCGTCGAGCATCCGGGCGTGGTGTACCAGGCCTTCGATGTCATGGACGCGGGCCCGGACCGCATCCAGGAGATGTACGGCGCGCTGCTCGCGCTGTTCGAGAGTGGGGCGCTGCGTCCGCTGCCCGTCACCGCCTGGGACGTGCGTGAGGCCCCGGAGGCGCTGCGTGTCATGGGGCAGGCCCGGCACACCGGCAAGCTGGTGCTGACCGTGCCCGCGCCGCTGGACCCCGAGGGCACCGTCCTGGTCACCGGCGCGACCGGCGCGCTCGGCGGACTGCTCGCCCGGCATCTGGTCACCGAGTACGGCGTACGGCGGCTGCTGTTGGCCGGCAGGCGCGGCGCGCAGGCGCCGGGTGCCGAGGAACTCGTCTCTTCCATACGGGGGTTGGGTGCCGTCGTCGACCTGGTGGCCTGTGACGCCGCCGACCGGGACGCGGTCGCCGCGACCCTCGACGGCGTACCGGCCGAGCATCCGCTGACCGCCGTCGTGCATGTCGCGGGCGTCCTCGACGACGGTGTGCTCGGCTCGCTCACCCCCGAGCGGCTCGACAAGGTGCTCGCCCCGAAGGCGGACGCCGCCCGGCATCTGCACGAGCTGACCCGGCTCGCCGACCTCTCCGCGTTCGTGCTGTTCTCCTCCGCCGCCGGCACCTTCGGCAATGCGGGGCAGGCCAACTATGCGGCCGCCAATGCCTACTTGGACTCCCTCGCCGCCCATCGCCGGGCCGACGGCCTGCCCGGCCTCTCGCTCGGCTGGGGACTGTGGGCCGCCGAGGGCGGTGGCATGGCCGAGTCGCTCGACGCGGCCGAGCGTGCCCGTATGGCCCGCTCCGGCTCCGCCGCCTTCACCGGCGAAGAGGGCCTCGCCCTGTACGACACCGCGCTCGCCCTGCCGCACCCCGCGCTCGTGCCCATCCACCTCGACCTGCCCGCTTCCGCCGCGCCCGAGGAGGTGCCCGCGCTGCTGCGGGCCCTGGTGCGCACCCCGGCGCGGCGCACGGCCCGAGGCGCCGAGAAGGCAGCCGGCGGTGGGGAGTTGGCCACACGGCTCGCCGGGCTCGGCGCCGACGAGCAGCTCGCGCTGCTGCTCGACGTCGTACGCACCCACGCCGCCGCCGTGCTCGGCCACAGCGCGCCCGAGGCGGTCGACGTCACCCAGGCCTTCAAGGACCTGGGCTTCGACTCGCTCACCGGCGTCGAGTTCCGCAACCGGCTCGCCGCGGCCTGCGGTCTGCGGCTGCCCGCCACGCTGGTCTTCGACTACCCGGCACCGGAGGCGCTCGCCGGACATCTGCGCGAGGAACTCGTCGGTTCACTGCCCGCCGAGACGGCCGGAGCCGGTCCGGCGATCGGCACCGACGAGCCCATCGCCGTCGTCTCCATGGCCTGCCGCTTCCCCGGCGGTGTGCGCTCGCCCGAGGACCTGTGGCGGCTGCTCGCCACCCGCGGCGACGCCATGGACGCCATGCCCGACGACCGTGGCTGGGACATCGACGCCGTCGTCGACCCGACCGGCGAACGCCCCGGCACCAGCTACACCGACCAGGGCGGCTTCCTGCCCGACGCGCCCCTGTTCGACGCGGGCTTCTTCGGCATCAGCCCCCGCGAGGCCCTGGCCATGGACCCGCAGCAGCGGCTCCTGCTGGAGACCTCCTGGGAGGCCCTGGAGCGCGCCGGATTCGACCCGCACACCCTGCGCGGCAGCAGCACCGGCGTCTTCGCCGGGCTCATCTACCACGACTACGGCAACAGCTCCGGATTCACCCATCTCCCCGACGGCGTCGAGGGATTCCTCGGCACCGGCACCTCGGGAGGTGTGGCCTCCGGCCGTATCTCCTACGTCCTCGGGCTCGAAGGCCCGGCCGTCACCGTGGACACCGCCTGCTCCTCGTCACTGGTCGCCCTGCACATGGCCGTCCAGGCGCTGCAGCGCGGCGAGTGCGACATGGCGCTCGCCGGCGGGGTCACCGTGATGGCCACGCCCGACACCTTCGTCGACTTCAGCCGGCAGCGCGGGCTCGCCGCCGACGGCCGCTGCAAGGCCTTCGCCGAGTCCGCCGACGGCACCGGCTGGGCCGAGGGTGTCGGCATGGTCCTCGTCGAGCGGCTCTCCGACGCCCAGCGCAAGGGCCACGACATCCTCGCCGTCGTCCGCGCCAGCGCCCTCAACCAGGACGGCGCCAGCAACGGCCTCACCGCCCCCAACGGCCCCTCCCAGCAGCGCGTCATCCGGCAGGCCCTGGCCACCGCGGGCCTCGCGCCCGCCGACGTCGACGCCGTCGAGGCGCACGGCACCGGCACCCGGCTCGGCGACCCCATCGAGGCACAGGCCCTGCTCGCCACCTACGGGCAGGACCGCCCCGCCGACGCCCCGCTGTGGCTCGGCTCGGTCAAGTCCAACCTCGGACACACCCAGGCCGCCGCCGGTATCGCCGGTGTCATCAAGATGGTCGAGGCCCTCGGCCACGAGGAACTGCCCGCCACCCTGCACGCCGAAGAGCCCAGCTCGCACATCGACTGGGAGGCCGGTGCCGTACGCCTGCTCACCGAGGCCCGGCCCTGGCCGCGCCGGGAAGCGGCACCGCGCCGGGCCGGTGTCTCCGCGTTCGGTTTCAGCGGCACCAACGCCCACGTGATCCTGGAGGAGGCGCCCGCACCCGCGGCGGTACCCGAGCAGCCGGAACAGGCCGACGGGCCCGTGCCGTGGCTGCTCACCGCGCGCACCCCGCAGGCCCTGCGCGAGCAGGCCCGCCGACTGGGCGAGCGGCTCGCCGGGCGGGAACTGGCCTCCGCCGACCTGGCCCGCATCGGCCACTCCCTCGCCACCACCCGCACCCCCTTCGAGTACCGCGCCGTCCTGGTCGGCGACGACGGCACGCAGCTGCTCCAGGGCCTGTCCGACCTCGCCGAGGGCACACCGGCCGCCGGGGTCGAGGAGGGGCTTGCCGGACCCGTCGGCAGGACGGTGTTCGTCTTCCCCGGTCAGGGCTCCCAATGGGCTGGCATGGCAAGGGAGTTGATGGACACCTCGGAGGTGTTCCGGACGCGCCTGGAGGAGTGTGCGGCGGCGGTGGACGCCTTCACCGACTGGTCGCTGCTCGACGTGCTGCGCGGAGCCGAGGGTGCCGCCTCACTGGAGCGCGTCGATGTCGTACAGCCCGCCCTGTGGGCCGTGATGGTGTCGCTGGCCGCGCTGTGGGAGTCCCTCGGTGTCGTACCGTCGGCCGTCGTCGGGCACTCGCAGGGAGAGATCGCCGCGGCCTGCGTCGCCGGAGCGCTCAGTGTCGAGGACGCCGCACGCGTCGTCGCCCTGCGCAGCCGCGCCCTGGTCAAGCTCGCCGGAACCGGCGGCATGGTGTCCGTGCCGCTGCCCGCCTCCCGCGTCGAGGAACTCATCGAGCGGTGGCCGGGCCAGATCTCCGTGGCCGCCGTCAACGGGCCCGCGTCCACCGTCGTCTCCGGCGACCCGGACGCCCTCGACGCACTGCTGGAGCGCTGCGAGAGCGACGGCGTACGGGCTCGCCGCATCCCCGTCGACTACGCCTCCCACTCCGCCCACGTCGAGTCCCTGCGCGAGGAACTGGAGGAGATCCTCGCCCCCGTACGCCCCCGCGCCGGACGCGTCCCGCTGCACTCCACGCTGGAGGACCGGCTCATCGACGGGCATGAGATGGACGCCGGGTACTGGCACCGCAACCTGCGCCACACCGTCCGCTTCGAGCCCGCCGTACGCTCCCTCGCCGACAGCGGACACACCGTGTTCGTCGAGTGCAGTCCGCACCCCGTCCTGACCGTCGGGCTCACTGACACCCTCGCCGACGCGGGCGCCGACACCGCCGTGGTCACCGGCACCCTGCGCCGCGACGACGGCGGCGCCGCCCGGGTCCTCGCCTCCCTCGGCCGGCTCGTCGCGCACGGCGTACGGCCCGACTGGGACGCCGTGTTCGCGGGCCGAGCCACCGGGCGGGTGCCGCTGCCGACCTACCCGTTCCAGGGCGAGCGGTACTGGCTGGAGCCCGCCGTCGCCGCCACCGACCCCGGTGCCGTCGGCCAGAGCGATGCCGGGCATCCGCTGCTCGGCGCGGCCGTCACGCTGCCCGGCGACGGCGGCCTCGTCCTCACCGGGCGGCTCTCGCTCACCGCGCAGCCCTGGCTCGCCGACCACGCCGTCGGCTCCACCGTCGTCGTACCCGGCACCGCGCTCCTGGAGCTGGCGGTGCGCGCCGGCGACGAGGCCGATTACCCGCACCTGGCCGACCTCACCCTCGAAGCGCCGCTCGTCCTGCCCGAGCGCACCGAGATCCAGCTCCGGGTCGTGGTCTCCGCGTCGGGCGAGGGCGACGGCCGTACCGTCACCGTGCACTCGCGGCCCGCCGACGCGCTGCCCGACGACCCGTGGACCCGGCACGCCACCGGCCTGCTCACCCGGCGGCCCGCGCAGGCCGGGGAGCATCTCGCGCCGTGGCCGCCGGAGGGCGCCGAGAGCGTCGACACCTCACGCCTGTACGCCGACCTCGGCGCCCTCGGCCTCGACTACGGGCCCGCCTTCCGCGGCCTGCGCTCCGCCTGGCGCACCGACGACGCCCTGTACGCCGAGGTCGCCCTGCCCCTCGAAACCGCTGCTCAGGCACCGGAGTTCGGCCTGCACCCGGCCCTGCTCGACTCCGCACTGCACGCCATCGCGCTCGGCGGGTTCCTGGACGCGGGCGACGGCGGGCCCTGGCTGCCGTTCAACTGGTCCGGCGTGACCCTGCACAGCGCCGGAGCCTCCGCGCTTCGCGTACGGATCGCCGCGGCGGGGGAGGGCGCGGTGTCCGTCACCGCCACCGACACCGCGGGCGCCCCCGTCGCCACCGTCGAGACGCTCCGGCTCCGGCAGCTGCCCGCCGACGCGCTGGCCCGCCTCTCCCAGGCGAGCGGCAGCCCGTTCCGCGACACCCTCTTCCGCGTCGAGTGGACGGCCCTGCCCGCCCCCGAAGCCAACGAAGTCCCCGACGACTGGGCGGTGTTCGGCGACGACCCGCTCTTCCCCGGTCTGCCGGAGATCTTCAGCACCGAGGAACTCGACGGCGGCATCGGCACCGTCCTGGCGCCCGTGCACTGGCAGAGCACCGTCGACGACGCCGTGATGCAGACCCTCGGCGACCTCCAGGTGTGGCTGTCCGACCCGCGCACCGACACCGCGTGCCTGGTCGTCGTCACCCGCGGCGCCGTGTCCACGGCACCCGGCGAGGACATCGCCGACCTCGCGCAGGCCGCCGTCCACGGACTGGTGCGCACCGCGCAGACCGAGAGCCCCGACCGGATCGTCCTCGCCGACATCGGCACCGAGATCCCCTCCCGTGCCCTGCTCGCGGCGGCCCTCGCCACCGGAGAACCCGAGTTCGCGCTCCGCGACGGCGAGATCCGCGTACCGCGCCTGACCCGCACCGAACCGGCCGACCAGGGCGCACCGCACACCTGGGCACCCGACGGCACCGTCCTGATCACCGGCGGCACCGGCGGCCTCGGCGCCCTCGTCGCCCGCCACCTGGTCACCGAACACGGCGTACGGAGCCTGGTCCTCACGAGCAGGCGCGGACCCGACGCCCCCTACGTCACCGAACTCGCCCACGAACTCGCAGAGTTGGGCGCCACCGTCGTTGCCGAGGCCTGCGACATCACCGACCGCGACGCCCTCGCCGCCCTCCTCGACCGGCACGCCCCGCGCGCCGTCATCCACGCCGCCGGAGTCCTCGACGATGCCACCCTCGGCCGCCTCACCCCGGAGAAGCTCGAAGCCGTCCTCGCCCCCAAGGCGCTCGCGGCACAGCACCTGCACGAGCTCACCGCCGGCCACGACCTGGACGCCTTCGTCCTGTTCTCCTCGTCGGCGGGCGTCCTCGGCAACGCCGGACAGGCCAACTACGCCGCCGCCAACGCTTACTTGGACGGCCTCGCCGCCCACCGGCGCGCGAGCGGCCTGCCCGCCACCGTCCTGTCCTGGGGCCTGTGGGCCGAGCCCAGCGGCATGACCGGCCACCTCGACACCGCCGACCTCGGCCGTCTCGCCCGCTCCGGCATCCGTCCGCTCGACCCCGAGCAGGGCCTCGCACTCCTGGACGCGGCGCTCGGCGCGTACGGACACGAGCACCCGCACCTGGTGCCGATCGGCCTCAACACGGCCGCACTGCGCGGCGCGACCGACGGCGCGCCCGTGCCGCACCTGTACCGCGGACTCGTCCGCACCCAGGCCAGGCCCACCGCGCACGCCATCACCACCGCCGCGACGGCCGGAGCGGAGAGCGCGGGCGGACCGGGCGAGGCACTGCGCGCCCGCCTCG